One Setaria italica strain Yugu1 chromosome II, Setaria_italica_v2.0, whole genome shotgun sequence DNA segment encodes these proteins:
- the LOC101778593 gene encoding zinc-finger homeodomain protein 9: MEAMDVKYKPLMFPNGAAVKKVKPAAVVPAAVAAAGEPLYRECLKNHAASLGGHAVDGCGEFMPSPGANPADPTSLKCAACGCHRNFHRRAVEGSPPPPAPLALPPPPVPPSVLHGQPHRGGEETPEDRLPGVADDSDSDSDGSEYDEERSVSPPPPPHHVPAPVAQQPPPPAYFTIPSASHMLLSLGSGAQGAAAQRLPPAQLTPSSAPPPGGAMPRKRFRTKFTAEQKQRMQELSERLGWRLQKRDEAIVDEWCRDIGVGKGVFKVWMHNNKHNFLGGHSARRSASSSAPAGPGAGAAPVHTSTANAGVAAPSFSPSAITPPPPVLTSSPPTATGFNINGAASSAPTVTAGHPDNVNGPSSPQSA, from the coding sequence ATGGAAGCCATGGACGTCAAGTACAAGCCCCTCATGTTCCCCAACGGCGCCGCCGTCAAGAAGGTTAAGCCGGCGGCcgtggtgccggcggcggtggcggcagcgggggaGCCGCTGTACCGCGAGTGCCTCAAGAACCACGCCGCGAGCCTGGGCGGCCACGCCGTGGACGGCTGCGGGGAGTTCATGCCCTCGCCGGGGGCCAACCCCGCCGACCCGACGTCGCTCAAGTGCGCGGCGTGCGGGTGCCACCGCAACTTCCACCGCCGGGCGGTGGAgggctcccctccgccgcccgcgccgctggcgctcccgccgccgcccgtgccgccgAGCGTGCTGCACGGCCAGCcgcaccgcggcggcgaggagacgCCCGAGGACCGGCTCCCGGGCGTCGCcgacgactccgactccgactcggacGGCTCCGAGTACGACGAGGAGCGGTCGGtgtccccgccgcccccgccgcaccacgtgccggcgccggtggcgcaGCAGCCGCCCCCGCCAGCGTACTTCACAATCCCGTCGGCGTCGCACATGCTGCTCTCGCTCGGCTCCGGCGCGCAGGGGGCCGCGGCGCAGAGGCTGCCCCCCGCCCAGCTGACGCCGTCGAGCGCGCCGCCCCCCGGGGGCGCGATGCCGAGGAAGCGGTTCCGCACCAAGTTCACCGCCGAGCAGAAGCAGCGGATGCAGGAGCTCTCGGAGCGGCTCGGGTGGCGGCTGCAGAAGCGCGACGAGGCCATAGTCGACGAGTGGTGCCGCGACATCGGCGTCGGCAAGGGCGTCTTCAAGGTCTGGATGCACAACAACAAGCACAACTTCCTCGGCGGCCACAGCGCCCGCcgcagcgcctcctcctccgcccccgccggccccggcgccggcgccgcgccggtcCACACCTCAACCGCCAACGCCGGCGTCGCCGCACCGTCATTCAGCCCGTCCGCCAtcacccctccccctcccgtcctcacctcgtcgccgcccaccgccaccggctTCAACATCaacggcgccgcctcctccgcccccaccgTCACCGCCGGCCACCCGGACAACGTCAACGGACCCTCGTCGCCGCAGTCCGCATAA